One genomic segment of Protaetiibacter intestinalis includes these proteins:
- the pheA gene encoding prephenate dehydratase, translating to MYSYLGPAGTFTWAALAQVPEAAGTEWRSVNNVGEALDDVVSGRSTAAMIAIENSVEGGVSATQDALANIPGLRIVGEYLVSVNFQLVARPGTRLEEVRVINAHPVAYAQCHLWLDATLPSHGHIPSTSNVAAPAELLESTNADAAIAPPGITAHLPLEVLAEDIADNAEAVTRFVLVSRSRVIPPRTGADKTSVIVELPTDQPGALVEMLEQFATRGVNLSLLESRPIGDALGRYRFIVDLDGHVLDERVADALLGLKRFSPSVQFLGSYPRADQQHVEVTSRYDDQVFIDARDWLRDIVSGAPAAE from the coding sequence GTGTACAGCTATCTCGGCCCCGCGGGCACCTTCACCTGGGCGGCGCTCGCCCAGGTGCCGGAGGCGGCGGGGACCGAGTGGCGCAGCGTCAACAACGTGGGCGAGGCGCTCGACGACGTCGTGAGCGGGCGCAGCACGGCCGCCATGATCGCGATCGAGAACTCGGTCGAGGGCGGCGTCTCGGCCACCCAGGACGCCCTCGCCAACATCCCGGGGCTGCGGATCGTGGGCGAGTACCTCGTGTCCGTCAACTTCCAGCTCGTCGCGCGGCCGGGCACCCGCCTCGAGGAGGTGCGGGTCATCAACGCGCACCCCGTCGCCTACGCGCAGTGCCACCTGTGGCTCGACGCGACCCTGCCGAGCCACGGGCACATCCCGTCGACCTCGAACGTGGCGGCGCCCGCCGAGCTGCTCGAGTCGACGAACGCCGACGCGGCCATCGCACCCCCCGGCATCACGGCGCACCTGCCGCTCGAGGTGCTCGCCGAGGACATCGCCGACAACGCGGAGGCGGTGACCCGCTTCGTGCTCGTGTCGCGTTCGCGCGTCATCCCGCCGCGCACCGGCGCCGACAAGACGAGCGTCATCGTCGAGCTGCCGACCGATCAGCCGGGCGCGCTCGTCGAGATGCTCGAGCAGTTCGCCACCCGCGGGGTGAACCTCAGCCTGCTCGAGTCGCGCCCCATCGGCGACGCCCTCGGCCGCTACCGCTTCATCGTCGACCTCGACGGTCACGTGCTCGACGAGCGGGTCGCGGATGCGCTGCTCGGCCTCAAGCGGTTCAGCCCGAGCGTGCAGTTCCTCGGCTCCTACCCGCGCGCCGACCAGCAGCACGTCGAGGTGACGAGCCGCTACGACGACCAGGTCTTCATCGACGCGCGCGACTGGCTGCGCGACATCGTGAGCGGCGCGCCCGCCGCGGAGTGA
- a CDS encoding diacylglycerol/lipid kinase family protein — protein MTPPDAGAPKRAAVVYNPIKVDIDRLRAAVAVSESEHGWAKSIWFETTPDDPGYGQTRQALASAPDVVIACGGDGTVRAVGQVLRGTGVAISVLPCGTGNLLARNLRLDVNTSHLERMVDYAFTGFDGAIDVGVIEIDRADGGSEEFAFLVMAGVGLDAKMIANTNPELKKRVGWLAYVDAIARALVDREVLKVNYRLDDGEVKASRAHTVIVGNCGTLPGNVHLLPDAELDDGLFDIVMLRPEGFFGWARVWVGVLWENGVLRRSSMGRKLLDLRQKPVRAMRYLRGRRLHVDLDHPEDFQLDGDELGLINGFRAHVDPAALVVRLPRDA, from the coding sequence ATGACGCCGCCCGACGCAGGTGCACCCAAGCGGGCGGCCGTCGTCTACAACCCGATCAAGGTCGACATCGACCGGCTGCGCGCCGCGGTCGCCGTCTCCGAGAGCGAGCACGGCTGGGCGAAGAGCATCTGGTTCGAGACCACCCCCGACGACCCGGGCTACGGGCAGACCCGGCAGGCCCTCGCCTCCGCGCCGGATGTGGTGATCGCGTGCGGCGGCGACGGCACCGTCCGCGCCGTCGGGCAGGTACTGCGCGGCACCGGCGTCGCCATCTCGGTACTGCCCTGCGGCACCGGCAACCTGCTCGCCCGCAACCTGCGGCTCGACGTCAACACCAGCCACCTCGAACGCATGGTCGACTACGCCTTCACCGGCTTCGACGGCGCGATCGACGTCGGGGTGATCGAGATCGACCGCGCCGACGGCGGCAGCGAGGAGTTCGCGTTCCTCGTCATGGCGGGCGTCGGGCTCGACGCGAAGATGATCGCCAACACCAACCCCGAGCTGAAGAAGCGGGTCGGCTGGCTCGCCTACGTCGACGCCATCGCGCGCGCGCTCGTCGACCGCGAGGTGCTGAAGGTGAACTACCGCCTCGACGACGGCGAGGTGAAGGCGTCGCGGGCGCACACCGTCATCGTCGGCAACTGCGGCACCCTGCCCGGCAACGTGCACCTGCTGCCGGATGCGGAACTCGACGACGGCCTGTTCGACATCGTCATGCTGCGCCCCGAGGGCTTCTTCGGCTGGGCGCGCGTGTGGGTGGGCGTGCTGTGGGAGAACGGGGTGCTGCGCCGCAGCTCGATGGGGCGCAAACTGCTCGACCTGCGGCAGAAGCCGGTGCGGGCGATGCGCTACCTGCGCGGGCGCCGCCTGCACGTCGACCTCGACCATCCCGAGGACTTCCAGCTCGACGGCGACGAGTTGGGCCTCATCAACGGCTTCCGCGCCCACGTCGACCCCGCAGCCCTCGTGGTGCGCCTCCCCCGCGACGCGTAG
- the pgm gene encoding phosphoglucomutase (alpha-D-glucose-1,6-bisphosphate-dependent), with amino-acid sequence MTSRAGTPAQPSDLIDVHELVDAYYHRTPDMTDAAQRVVFGTSGHRGSSLDGAFTETHIAAITQAIVEYRAEQGVTGPLFVGADTHGLSAPAQTTALGVLEANGVHAIADEYDDYVPTPALSRAIIRYNTDNPGEPQADGIVITPSHNPPRDGGFKYNPPHGGPADSDATGWIAARANAIIEGGNREVRFAEPSGVDSYDFRGAYVDDLAGVLDMEAIASSGLKLGADPLGGASVHYWELIAERYGLDLEVVNPAVDPRWSFMTLDWDEKIRMDPSSPSAMASVVARAGDYAILTGNDADADRHGIVTPDGGLMNPNHYLAVAIQYLYAHRPGWRPDAAIGKTLVSSSMIDRVAASLGRRLWEVPVGFKWFVPGLVDGSVGFGGEESAGASFLTLDGRAWTTDKDGILLALLAAEIRAVTGKSPSELYRELTAEFGDPAYARVDAAATPEQKARLGKLSGDDITATELAGDPITARLSHAPGNWAAIGGVKVTSEHAWFAARPSGTENVYKIYAESFRGPEHLALVQAEAKRIVDAALG; translated from the coding sequence ATGACCTCGCGTGCCGGAACCCCCGCCCAGCCGTCCGACCTGATCGACGTGCACGAGCTCGTCGACGCGTACTACCACCGCACCCCCGACATGACGGATGCCGCCCAGCGGGTCGTGTTCGGCACGAGCGGGCACCGCGGCTCGAGCCTCGACGGCGCCTTCACCGAGACCCACATCGCCGCCATCACCCAGGCGATCGTCGAGTACCGCGCCGAGCAGGGCGTCACGGGTCCCCTGTTCGTCGGCGCCGACACCCACGGACTCTCGGCCCCCGCCCAGACCACCGCGCTCGGGGTGCTCGAGGCGAACGGGGTGCACGCGATCGCCGACGAGTACGACGACTACGTGCCGACCCCCGCGCTCAGCCGCGCCATCATCCGGTACAACACCGACAACCCGGGCGAGCCCCAGGCCGACGGCATCGTCATCACGCCGAGCCACAACCCGCCGCGCGACGGCGGCTTCAAGTACAACCCGCCGCACGGCGGCCCGGCCGACTCGGATGCGACGGGTTGGATCGCGGCGCGCGCGAACGCGATCATCGAGGGCGGCAACCGCGAGGTGCGGTTCGCGGAGCCCTCGGGGGTCGACAGCTACGACTTCCGAGGGGCGTACGTCGACGACCTCGCGGGCGTGCTCGACATGGAGGCGATCGCCTCCTCGGGGCTGAAGCTCGGCGCCGACCCGCTCGGCGGGGCGAGCGTGCACTACTGGGAGCTCATCGCCGAGCGCTACGGGCTCGACCTCGAGGTCGTGAACCCGGCCGTCGACCCGAGGTGGTCGTTCATGACGCTCGACTGGGACGAGAAGATCCGCATGGACCCGTCCTCGCCCTCGGCCATGGCATCCGTCGTGGCCCGCGCGGGCGACTACGCGATCCTCACCGGCAACGACGCCGACGCCGACCGGCACGGCATCGTCACGCCCGACGGCGGGCTCATGAACCCCAACCACTACCTCGCGGTCGCCATCCAGTACCTGTACGCGCACCGGCCGGGCTGGCGTCCGGATGCGGCGATCGGCAAGACGCTCGTCTCGAGCTCGATGATCGACCGCGTCGCCGCCTCGCTCGGGCGGCGGCTGTGGGAGGTGCCGGTCGGGTTCAAGTGGTTCGTACCGGGCCTCGTCGACGGCTCGGTCGGCTTCGGCGGCGAGGAGTCGGCGGGCGCGAGCTTCCTGACGCTCGACGGCAGGGCGTGGACGACCGACAAGGACGGCATCCTGCTCGCCCTGCTGGCGGCCGAGATCCGCGCGGTGACCGGCAAGAGCCCGAGCGAGCTGTACCGCGAGCTGACGGCCGAGTTCGGCGACCCCGCCTACGCGCGGGTGGACGCCGCGGCGACGCCGGAGCAGAAGGCGCGGCTCGGCAAGCTCTCGGGCGACGACATCACGGCGACCGAGCTCGCGGGCGACCCGATCACGGCGAGGCTCTCGCACGCGCCCGGCAACTGGGCCGCGATCGGCGGGGTGAAGGTGACGAGCGAGCACGCCTGGTTCGCGGCGCGGCCGAGCGGCACCGAGAACGTGTACAAGATCTACGCCGAGTCGTTCCGCGGGCCCGAGCACCTGGCGCTCGTGCAGGCGGAGGCGAAGCGCATCGTCGACGCGGCGCTGGGGTAG
- the serS gene encoding serine--tRNA ligase, producing MIDPVLLRENPDAVRASQERRGASVALVDDALAADVGRRAAISAFETLRAEQNAFGKTVAQAPKEQKAALVAQAQELAAKVKDAQRASTEAEERFAEVAGSIPNIVIDGVPAGGEDDFVTLREVGGRPSFDFAPRDHLELGELLDAIDMERGAKVSGARFYFLKGVGARLEFALIQLGLQRALEAGFTPLITPTLVRPDIMAGTGFLGAHADEIYYLERDELYLTGTSEVALAGYHKDEIIDVSAGPKRYAGISTCYRREAGSGGKDTRGIIRVHQFQKLEMFSYIDPADAEAEHERLLALQEGMLQSLGLSYRVIDTAAGDLGTSAARKFDVEAWVPTQDAYRELTSTSNCTTFQARRLDIRRRGEDGRTSPVATLNGTLATTRWIVALLETHQRADGSVAVPEVLQPFLGLEVLEPVK from the coding sequence GTGATCGACCCCGTGCTGCTGCGTGAGAACCCGGATGCCGTGAGAGCCTCGCAGGAGCGTCGCGGGGCATCCGTCGCCCTCGTCGACGACGCGCTCGCGGCGGATGTGGGCCGCCGCGCCGCGATCTCGGCGTTCGAAACCCTGCGGGCGGAGCAGAACGCCTTCGGCAAGACGGTCGCGCAGGCGCCGAAGGAGCAGAAGGCGGCGCTCGTCGCGCAGGCGCAGGAGCTGGCCGCGAAGGTGAAGGACGCGCAGCGCGCGAGCACCGAGGCCGAGGAGCGCTTCGCCGAGGTGGCCGGGTCGATCCCGAACATCGTCATCGACGGGGTGCCCGCCGGGGGCGAGGACGACTTCGTGACGCTGCGCGAGGTGGGCGGGAGGCCGAGCTTCGACTTCGCCCCCCGCGACCACCTGGAGCTCGGCGAGCTGCTCGACGCGATCGACATGGAACGCGGCGCGAAGGTGTCGGGCGCCCGGTTCTACTTCCTGAAGGGCGTCGGTGCGCGGCTCGAGTTCGCGCTCATCCAGTTGGGTCTGCAGCGCGCGCTCGAGGCGGGCTTCACCCCGCTCATCACCCCGACGCTCGTGCGACCCGACATCATGGCCGGCACCGGCTTCCTCGGCGCGCACGCCGACGAGATCTACTACCTGGAGCGCGACGAGCTCTACCTCACCGGCACGAGCGAGGTGGCGCTCGCCGGCTACCACAAGGACGAGATCATCGACGTCTCGGCGGGCCCCAAGCGCTACGCCGGCATCTCGACCTGCTACCGGCGCGAGGCCGGCTCGGGCGGCAAGGACACCCGCGGCATCATCCGCGTGCACCAGTTCCAGAAGCTGGAGATGTTCAGCTACATCGACCCCGCGGATGCCGAGGCCGAGCACGAGCGTCTGCTCGCCCTGCAGGAGGGGATGCTGCAGAGCCTCGGCCTGTCGTATCGCGTGATCGACACGGCCGCGGGCGACCTCGGCACGAGCGCCGCGCGCAAGTTCGACGTGGAGGCGTGGGTGCCTACCCAGGACGCCTACCGCGAGCTCACCTCGACGAGCAACTGCACGACCTTCCAGGCGCGACGCCTCGACATCCGCCGCCGTGGCGAGGACGGCCGGACGAGCCCCGTCGCGACCCTCAACGGCACGCTCGCCACGACCCGCTGGATCGTGGCGCTGCTGGAGACCCACCAGCGCGCCGACGGCTCGGTGGCGGTGCCGGAGGTGCTGCAACCGTTCCTCGGCCTCGAGGTGCTGGAGCCCGTGAAGTGA